The Rhodanobacteraceae bacterium genomic sequence GCGTACCGGAACCGGAACGGGAAGAAGACCACGAATTGTGGCTGACCGCGATGAATCAGGCGAAGGTCCTGGCCGAGGCCGAACACCGCCGGATCGAGAACGAGCGTGCCGCGCGCCGCCGGCGGCAATCCGGAACCGCGCCGCCGGCACGCTGATGCCACCCGCGCATGGCATGCTAGTACGTCATGCCCGGCCTGATCCCCGAACGCTTCATCGATGAACTGCTGGCGCGCGTCGACATCGTCGACGTGGTGCAGCAGCGCGTGCCGCTGAAACGCGCAGGGCGTGAATGGACGGCGTGCTGTCCGTTCCACGACGAGCGCACGCCGTCGTTCTATGTCAGTCCGGCCAAGCAGTTCTACCACTGCTTCGGTTGCGGCGCGCACGGCAGCGCGGTGCGGTTCCTGATGGAGTACGACCGGCTGGAGTTTCCCGATGCGGTCGAGGAACTGGCGCAGTCGGTGGGCCTCACCGTCCCGCACGAAGGCGGGCCCGCGCGCCCGCGCGAGGACCACACCGACCTGTACGCATTGCTGGATGCGGCAGCGACGTTTTATCAACGCGCATTGCCGGACAGCACCGCGGCCAAGGCGTATTGCAAGAAGCGCGGACTGGACGCGGCGATCATCGAACGCTTCCGGATCGGCTGGGCGCCGGGCGGCTGGGATGCCTTGAAACGCCAGCTCGGTACGAACGACGCACGCAACCAACTGCTGGAACAAGCCGGCATGATCTCGACCGGCGACGGCGGCAAGCGCTACGACCGCTTCCGCGAACGCCTGATGTTTCCGATCATCGATCGGCGCGGACGGGTGATCGCGTTCGGCGGGCGCATCATCACCAGCGCGTCCAACGCGCACAGCGCCGACGCCGCGCGCGGCGAAGGCCCGAAATACCTCAACTCGCCCGAGACGCCGCTGTTCCACAAGGGCCGCGAACTGTTCGCACTGTGGCAGGTGCGCCAGGCCAACACCAAGCTGGAACGCTTGATCGTGGTCGAAGGCTACATGGACGTGGTGGCGCTGCACCAGGCCGGCATCACGCAGGCGGTGGCGACGCTGGGCACCGCCACGACGAACGAGCATGCGGAATTGTTGTTCCGCGCCGCGCCCGACGTGTTCTTCTGCTTCGACGGCGACCGCGCCGGCCGCAGCGCCGCGTGGCGCGCGCTGGAATCGGTGTTGCCGCGGATGCGCGACGGACGCCAGGCGTTCTTCTTGTTTTTGCCGGAAGGCGAAGACCCCGACACGCTGGTGCGCAAGGAAGGCCGCGAGGGTTTCGAGGCGCGGCTGAAAAATGCGACGCCGTTGTCGGAATACTTCTACGCGTACCTGTCGCACGACGTGAACGTCGCGACGCTGGATGGCCGCGCTCGCTTGGCGGAACACGCGAAGCCGCTGCTCGCGAAACTGCCGGACGGCGCGTTTCGCGACTTGATGTTCGCGGAACTGGAAAAACGCACCGGCGTGCAAACGGCCCACGCCGCGCCACCAGTTTTACGCCAGCCCACGGCACCCGCCACGAACGCACCGAAGCGCACACTGGTGCGCAGCGCGATCGCGATGTTGCTGGCCAATCCCGCGCTGGCGCAGGATGTCACGCTCCCCTACGCCTTCGCAGCCCTGGACAAACCGGGCATTCCGTTGCTGATCGAATTGCTGGATTTCCTGCAGGAGCGGCCGGGCGTCAACACCGCGCTGCTGCTCGAACATTTCAGCGGCCGCGAAGAATCGGCCGCCTTGCAGAAACTCGCGCTCACGGAATTTCCGGGCGAACCGGAAGCGTTGCGCGCGGAGTTCACCGACGCAATGCGCAAACTTGCGGAACAGACCACGCAGCAGCGGCTCGATGGTTTGATCCGCAAGCAATCCGAGGGCGCGCTCGGCGACGCCGAAAAAAACGAATTGCGTGAGCTACTCGCGGGCAAAGCAGGTAGGTTGGGCTGATCCCGGACTTGATCCGGGAGAAGCCCAACATGGCCGATCAACAATGCGATGTTGGGCTTCGCGTTGCTCAGCCCAACCTACTTTCGCTAGGCCGGGAAGCCCTCGAACCCGGGAACCGCCTCCAGCCGCTGGTCCCAGACTGCCCTGCTCGCCACGAAAAGATGCGCGTCCGGCCGCTTCGACAAGTCCGTGTCGAGGCTTCCGGCGGGCACGATCAGCCCGAACGGCGAAGCCAGCGGCAACGCCGAGCCGCAGATCGAACAGAAACTCCGCTGATGGCGGGTTCCCGGCAGCAAGAAGGTGGTGACGTTGTCCTCACCGGACAACCACTTCAACGCCGCAGTCGACGAGAACAGGTTGGCCGCGTGCGCCGAGCCCGAGTCCTTGCGGCAGTGGCTGCAGTGGCACAGGCAAAAA encodes the following:
- a CDS encoding Gfa-like protein produces the protein MDTHHSGSCLCGAVKFTVEGAFDRFCLCHCSHCRKDSGSAHAANLFSSTAALKWLSGEDNVTTFLLPGTRHQRSFCSICGSALPLASPFGLIVPAGSLDTDLSKRPDAHLFVASRAVWDQRLEAVPGFEGFPA
- a CDS encoding DNA primase DnaG, which translates into the protein MPGLIPERFIDELLARVDIVDVVQQRVPLKRAGREWTACCPFHDERTPSFYVSPAKQFYHCFGCGAHGSAVRFLMEYDRLEFPDAVEELAQSVGLTVPHEGGPARPREDHTDLYALLDAAATFYQRALPDSTAAKAYCKKRGLDAAIIERFRIGWAPGGWDALKRQLGTNDARNQLLEQAGMISTGDGGKRYDRFRERLMFPIIDRRGRVIAFGGRIITSASNAHSADAARGEGPKYLNSPETPLFHKGRELFALWQVRQANTKLERLIVVEGYMDVVALHQAGITQAVATLGTATTNEHAELLFRAAPDVFFCFDGDRAGRSAAWRALESVLPRMRDGRQAFFLFLPEGEDPDTLVRKEGREGFEARLKNATPLSEYFYAYLSHDVNVATLDGRARLAEHAKPLLAKLPDGAFRDLMFAELEKRTGVQTAHAAPPVLRQPTAPATNAPKRTLVRSAIAMLLANPALAQDVTLPYAFAALDKPGIPLLIELLDFLQERPGVNTALLLEHFSGREESAALQKLALTEFPGEPEALRAEFTDAMRKLAEQTTQQRLDGLIRKQSEGALGDAEKNELRELLAGKAGRLG